A genomic window from Silene latifolia isolate original U9 population chromosome Y, ASM4854445v1, whole genome shotgun sequence includes:
- the LOC141627522 gene encoding uncharacterized protein LOC141627522, whose product MNSSWVWRRICKIKEEMVASYNNGKWSVQTDGYTPAGSYEWFKGNRPKVNRYKAVWNGWVIPKHQFMGWLIAHNALSTTSKLFGFGVDIENKCCICALAEETTEHLFCECVYSKRVVREVNKQTRWDYPESEVLNWCMQRTGSVLQKGIQIALMLSLLYQIWHQRNKCWNEKILLCPERVAKTVIVEMRARVRGRERLQMTLDDLEWLKRMSLVE is encoded by the coding sequence ATGAATTCAAGCTGGGTGTGGAGAAGAATTTGCAAAATCAAAGAGGAGATGGTGGCAAGTTATAACAATGGCAAATGGAGTGTGCAAACTGATGGGTATACACCTGCTGGAAGCTATGAGTGGTTCAAGGGGAATAGGCCTAAGGTTAACAGGTATAAGGCAGTCTGGAATGGGTGGGTAATCCCAAAGCATCAGTTTATGGGTTGGCTTATAGCACATAATGCACTAAGCACAACATCAAAGCTATTTGGGTTTGGAGTGGACATTGAGAATAAATGTTGTATATGTGCCCTAGCTGAAGAAACCACTGAACATCTCTTCTGTGAGTGTGTTTACAGCAAAAGGGTAGTTAGGGAGGTGAACAAACAGACTAGATGGGACTATCCTGAGAGTGAGGTGCTGAACTGGTGTATGCAGAGAACTGGTTCTGTGCTGCAAAAGGGAATTCAGATTGCTCTGATGTTGAGTTTGCTTTATCAGATATGGCATCAAAGAAACAAGTGTTGGAATGAGAAGATCCTGTTATGCCCTGAACGTGTGGCCAAGACTGTTATAGTGGAGATGAGAGCTCGGGTTCGAGGCAGAGAAAGGTTGCAAATGACGTTAGATGATTTGGAATGGCTTAAAAGAATGAGTCTAGTTGAGTGA